Below is a genomic region from Besnoitia besnoiti strain Bb-Ger1 chromosome Unknown contig00048, whole genome shotgun sequence.
tatttatgttatcaacatgtcaatgaaatatcaacaacgatgaaacttatttggttaacataacaacatagaaggtaaagctggattacgttcaaactttacactggatacgtttcaatgttaacttactaaataccatgggagcgaagagaatctaatatgtaactccgttcatggaaatcaaagagctttcacgctatctctagtgcctgtcgagtcgctcaaggaagatttgatcctgtatatgatttaagggatgtaaaaggtgctcagggtctaaccgtcgggccatctggatcctcatattcaaagataattctatttaagaaagttttagataaacgacatgtgaagagtcggaccaactttcacgcacgacgataattacccgacaaggatttacctacctttggaccgtcataatacagccgccgtttacattttactgcaccgggcagggattatatactatacctctacagtggtattagcagtatctagtgttgatgtacaacagacgctctccttgtttcactacctaaccataatctattgttccagatattaaggaatgtacgcttcatataactacacaacgttatgccaagaaggataccagattaccctgattatctttgttatattaatacatggtgttcaattggttctatatccacaatagttatcatcttaactatgctctgctaatgcacttaacatgatggtcatgaaaagcacaagagaacttggatccggtaaacaaagaccttcaagatctaaaccagtagtccaactcgtagtatatactccccagaaaaaggtagtttatatcaacctaggaatcccattttagtaagtgtaacatggagtctagcttcagttgttatctgattggtattgcatgcctggtgacttagaatatgattcttattaatgggagcacagttccctgggtatccaatccagtgctctgcttgggcattgaaactaacccacagttcaaccctgtattataaaatccagtagactcatgtccttgtcgtttatataaatctattaatgcttgtcaagttccttgtatctagtgttgatgtacaacagacgctctccttgttccactacctaaccataatctattgttccagatattaaggaatgtacgcttcatataactacacaacgttatgccaagaaggataccagattaccctgattatctttgttatattaatacatggtgttcaattggttctatatccacaatagttatcatcttaactatgctctgctaatgcacttaacatgatggtcatgaaaagcacaagaagaacttggatccggtaaacaaagaccttcaagatctaaaccagtagtccaactcgtagtatatactccccagaaaaaggtagtttatatcaacctaggaatcccattttagtaagtgtaacatggagtctagcttcagttgttatctgattggtattgcatgcctggtgacttagaatatgattcttattaatggagcacagttccctgggtatccaatccagtgctctgcctgggcattgaaactaacccacagttcaaccctgtattataaaaatccagtagactcatgtccttgtcgtttatataaatctattaatgcttgtcaagttccttgtatctagttagctcactgcgtacttaggatcagaccaaaagagttcactaatggtactagaaaataggagatcgcgttagttcttgggaaaacgacttccgaaccaccaatatatattgtacaaagaagttaccatatcctccgtacaaagcaggcattaagaacataaagatcatagctaggccatgtatcgttattatcacattataagtagctatcgtctctgtacaaatgatccgcgatccagaactgatataactcaaatcgaataaacaaagacattatagttcctagaatactgaagatgactccggttatgagatacagacaaccaagttctttatgattgcagtacaccaccaccccactggactgcttaagacagctaaaagtgttggatttcaatatcacggtaatcatgtttgcttggaagctgtagtcattataactattgatttagtataagcatagaaccaatccggtagtaagatatacgatagtagctaatctaccatataagatataagtcgcttgtggaatagcactaccaataataatcaagaaagatcatactgtatacccaaataattacccatccactgactacatttcgagtcataaaatgttgtcgtatcaacattcgagtattcaaagctcgaatttcagataaaagagctaagttaatgagagaggacataaatactaacaaaccaccggttttggatgggattacttttaacaccgcataatatgctaaaaagtaccattcaggtacgatatgaagcggagttacaaaccggttcactggtatggagttatctgggtgcgataattcaatcaaaccaaaagccgtttgtaagaaaattaaaccaattagataatatggtagatagggaaaaaactgtctccagacgttcttaacccagctcacgtattacatctgacggtgaactagcgttcctaactgaatcttgttcaataacaagggagtaatgagccgacatggaggtgctgatacaatccgaggattagaactcccaatattatctgacctgttatccccggcgtaccttacgaccgttatatgatttagagatagaatgtaatgtggattaatatccacatggtttctacaaagtgtagatataaaatagtgaatggttctgtaaagatcttgcataacatacctttagatttgcttagcattatagagcttgtaggcatgtaagtaactaaagaactatagatactttgagtgaagaatacaaggatagctccaacaataacatggctaaaatgtataccagttaagatgaaaagtccattaccaaatgcattatcattaatataaagagatagtcctaagtattccgtacagactaacattaagaaggcgactaccaaagtgaatgtcatgatattcgtacagcttgtatacaaatgttggtttttcaaatatacgctggataccactatacttaatgcagagcatagttaagatgataactattgtggatatagaacaattgaacaccatgtattaatataacaaagataatcagggtaatctggtatccttcttggcataacgttgtgtagttatatgaagcgtacattccttattctggaacaatagattatggttaggtagtggaacaaggagagcgtctgttgtacatcaacactagatacaaggaacttgacaagcattaatagatttatataaacgacaaggacatgagtctactgattttataatacagggttgaactgtggttagtttcaatgcccaaggcagagcactggattggatacccagggaactgtgctcccattaataagaatcatattctagtcaccaggcatgcaatacaatcagataacaactgaagctagactccatgttacacttactaaaatggaTTCCTagttgatataaactacctttttctggggagtatatactacgagttggactactggtttagatcttgaaggtctttgtttaccggatccaagttctcttgtgcttttcatgaccatcatgttaagtgcattagcagagcatagttaagatgataactattgtggatatagaaccaattgaacacatgtattaatataacaaagataatcggtaatctggtatccttcttggcataacgttgtgtagtgaagcgtacattccttaatatctggaacaatagattatggttaggtagtggaacaaggagagcgtctgttgtacatcaacactagatacaaggaacttgacaagcattaatagatttatataaacgacaaggacatgagtctactggattttataatacagggttgaaactgtgtaaagatcattgtgttatggttctatcacaaaccattgagattacgaagttatggttttgggctcgtgagtgtctctcaataactagctgagtgcttgtacgataattatatcaatgcagtaccaattaaggcgtgtagcatctcctatgctccttaacatcacagctatgtcgaattatcgcacccagataactccataccagtgaaccggtttgtaactccgcttcatatcgtacctgaatggtactttttagcatattatgcggtgttaaaagtaatcccatccaaaaccggtggtttgttagtatttatgttatcaacatgtcaatgaaatatcaacaacgatgaaacttatttggttaacataacaacatagaaggtaaagctggattacgttcaaactttacactggatacgtttcaatgttaaattactaaataccatgggagcgaagagaatctaatatgtaactccgttcatggaaatcaaaagagctttcactgattgttttatgaaacgtgattagttcacctagccaacacgatccggttgtttgggaataatatccctatttaaggattgatatgtgctacaataacacagtcggtacgaagtcgaaacaaggtagttgatggtgaaccagtggctgaacaaacctttttattgattatgctgactttttagtcccgagaaactacagttctgcttaaactgaggagtcaagtaggtacaaaccgtacaaggattaattatgtccatctgtgcatctaagttgagactatcggttatatattttagacgctaacttcccggctaaactttgacttattaaaccagcctgggatcataaaagtactatgtatggtaagattgagcgtgaacattggatgtcaccatggttatagttacggtacatatataaaatctacagtacgatttgagatttgttacgtgacgagcgggtgtgtttaagactagtttacatgcgctcattttaatatgtagttatttaacgaagttctattgtgctagcatggtttcgagaacacaccaaatttccatgagtctattccgggcacacctcgtcttttatcggtgtgctctcaatctaaattcatcttataactttggtttcttagttgcaattacctttgtactccaaataattacaggtatcactttagcgttccgatatacttctgaagcatcttgtgcatttgctagtgttcaacatctagttagagagtagcagcaggatgggaatttaggatgttgcatgcaacaactgcttctttcgtcttcttgtgtatcttaatacacatgtctcgaggtatgtataactccagctatagttatttaactactgcttggatgtctggtttagttttatatctacttactatagccactgctttcctcggttatgtactaccatggggacagatgagtttctggggtgctacagtcattactaatctcctttctccaataccatatttagtaccttggttactcggtggatactatgtatctgatgtaacattaaaacgattctttgtattgcactttatattaccttttgtaggttgcattctaattgtattacacatcttctatttacatttaaatggttctagtaaccctgcaggtattgattccgcacttaaagtagccttctatcctcatatgttaatgaccgatgctaaatgtctatcctatctaattggtttaattttcttacaaacggcttttggtttgattgaattatcgcacccagataactccataccagtgaaccggtttgtaactccgcttcatatcgtacctgaatggtactttttagcatattatgcggtgttaaaagtaatcccatccaaaaccggtggttttgttagtatttatgttatcaacatgtcaatgaaatatcaacaacgatgaaacttatttggttaacataacaacatagaaggtaaagctggattacgttcaaactttacactggatacgtttcaatgttaacttactaaataccatgggagcgaagagaatctaatatgtaactccgttcatggaaatcaaaagagctttcactgattgtatttatgaaacgtgattagttcacctagccaacacgatccggttgtttgggaataatatccctatttaaggattgatatgtgctacaataacacagtcggtacgaagtcgaaacaaggtagttgatggtgaaccagtggctgaacaaacctttttattgattatgctgactttagtcccgagaaactacagttctgcttaaactgaggagtcaagtaggtacaaaccgtacaaggattaattatgtccatctgtgcatctaagttgagactatcggttatatattttagacgcttaacttcccggctaaactttgacttattaaaccagcctgggatcataaaagtacctatgtatggtaagattgagcgtgaacattggatgttCACCaatggttatagttacggtacatatataaaatctacagtacgatttgagatttgttacgtgacgagcggtgtgtttaagactagtttacatgcgctcattttaatatgtagttatttaacgaagttctattgtgctagcatggtttcgagaacacaccaaatttccatgagtctattccgggcacacctcgtcttttatcggtgtgctctcaatctaaattcatcttataactttggtttcttagttgcaattacctttgtactccaaataattacaggtatcactttagcgttccgatatacttctgaagcatcttgtgcatttgctagtgttcaacatctagttagagaggtagcagcaggatgggaatttaggatgttgcatgcaacaactgcttctttcgtcttcttgtgtatcttaatacacatgtctcgaggtatgtataactccagctatagttatttaactactgcttggatgtctggtttagttttatatctacttactatagccactgctttcctcggttatgtactaccatggggacagatgagtttctggggtgctacagtcattactaatctcctttctccaataccatatttagtaccttggttactcggtggatactatgtatctgatgtaacattaaaacgattctttgtattgcactttatattaccttttgtaggttgcattctaattgtattacacatcttctatttacatttaaatggttctagtaaccctgcaggtattgattccgcacttaaagtagccttctatcctcatatgttaatgaccgatgctaaatgtctatcctatctaattggtttaattttcttacaaacggcttttggtttgattgaattatcgcacccagataactccataccagtgaaccggtttgtaactccgcttcatatcgtacctgaatggtacttttttagcatattatgcggtgttaaaagtaatcccatccaaaaccggtggtttgttagtatttatgtcctctctcattaacttagctcttttatctgaaattcgagctttgaatactcgaatgttgatacgacaacattttatgactcgaaatgtagtcagtggatgggtaattatttgggtatacagtatgatcttcttgattattattggtagtgctattccacaagcgacttatatcttatatggtagattagctactatcgtatatcttactaccggattggttctatgcttatactaaatcaatagttataatgactacagcttccaagcaaacatgattaccgtgatattgaaatccaacacttttagctgtcttaagcagtccagtggggtggtggtgtactgcaatcataaagaacttggttgtctgtatctcataaccggagtcatcttcagtattctaggaactataatgtctttgtttattcgatttgagttatacagttctggatcgcggatcatttgtacagagacgatagctacttataatgtgataataacgatacatggcctagctatgatctttatgttcttaatgcctgctttgtacggaggatatggtaacttctttgtaccaatatatattggtggttcggaagtcgttttcccaagaactaacgcgatctcctattttctagtaccattagtgaactcttttggtctgatcctaagtacgcagtgagctaactagatacaaggaacttgacaagcattaatagatttatataaacgacaaggacatgagtctactggattttataatacagggttgaactgtgggttagtttcaatgcccaaggcagagcactggattggatacccagggaactgtgctcccattaataagaatcatattctaagtcaccaggcatgcaataccaatcagataacaactgaagctagactccatgttacacttactaaaatgggattcctaggttgatataaactacctttttctggggagtatatactacgagttggactactggtttagatcttgaaggtctttgtttaccggatccaagttctcttgtgcttttcatgaccatcatgttaagtgcattaagtatagtggtatccagcgtatatttgaaaaaccaacatttgtatacaagctgtacgaatatcatgacattcactttggtagtcgccttcttaatgttagtctgtacggaatacttaggactatctctttatattaatgataatgcatttggtaatggacttttcatcttaactggtatacattttagccatgttattgttggagctatccttgtattcttcactcaaagtatctatagttctttagttacttacatgcctacaagctctataatgctaagcaaatctaaaggtatgttatgcaagatctttacagaaccattcactattttatatctacactttgtagaaaccatgtggatattaatccacattacattctatctctaaatcatataacggtcgtaaggtacgccggggataacaggtcagataatattggagttctaatcctcggattgtatcagcacctccatgtcggctcattactcccttgttattgaacaagattcagttaggaacgctagttcaccgtcagatgtaatacgtgagctgggttaagaacgtctggagacagtttgttccctatctaccatattatctaattggtttaattttcttacaaacggcttttggtttgattgaattatcgcacccagataactccataccagtgaaccggtttgtaactccgcttcatatcgtacctgaatggtactttttagcatattatgcggtgttaaaagtaatcccatccaaaaccggtggtttgttagtatttatgtcctctctcattaacttagctcttttatctgaaattcgagctttgaatactcgaatgttgatacgacaacattttatgactcgaaatgtagtcagtggatgggtaattatttgggtatacagtatgatcttcttgattattattggtagtgctattccacaagcgacttatatcttatatggtagattagc
It encodes:
- a CDS encoding cytochrome b (encoded by transcript BESB_058240); the encoded protein is MSAHYSLVIEQDSFVPYLPYYLIGLIFLQTAFGLIELSHPDNSIPVNRFVTPLHIVPEWYFLAYYAVLKVIPSKTGGLLVFMSSLINLALLSEIRALNTRMLIRQHFMTRNVVSGWVIIWVYSMIFLIIIGSAIPQATYILYGRLATIVYLTTGLVLCLY
- a CDS encoding cytochrome c oxidase subunit iii subfamily protein (encoded by transcript BESB_058230) translates to MTIMLSALSIVVSSVYLKNQHLYTSCTNIMTFTLVVAFLMLVCTEYLGLSLYINDNAFGNGLFILTGIHFSHVIVGAILVFFTQSIYSSLVTYMPTSSIMLSKSKGMLCKIFTEPFTILYLHFVETMWILIHITFYL